The Trinickia acidisoli genome includes a window with the following:
- the bcsA gene encoding UDP-forming cellulose synthase catalytic subunit, giving the protein MSDATQSVTVDQAKQPIGVAGPLTSTLDRCRDALRLSKPPEWAIVGLWAGSLAALGVLAVVKLDLAAQYRVAFSVLAAMLVLRHAGGLARARLFFLLCSGFLTFRYLYWRTTSTLGYNGFADFVFMLLLYAAELYGIVVAMLGLFVNSRPLRRAPVPLITTPGALPTIDVFIPTYNEPPDLLQVTLRAALDMRYPRELLNVYLLDDGGTLQKLTQAAPDKAAEALARSQALKRMAECHGGIYLTRERNEHAKAGNINAALAHTRGNLIVIFDADHVPTADFLEKTVGHFQRDERLYLVQTPHFFINPDPLEKNLGMFGRMPPESEMFYSVVQHGLDFWNASFFCGSAALLRRRYLEEIGGIAGNSITEDAETALTLHARGYHSRYVDEALISGLQPETFASFIVQRVRWAQGMIQLFLLSNPLRMKGLTLAQRLCYFSNAFFWFFCYARVIFLFAPIMYLVFGLQFYNATIPQFFAYGLPQMISAILASDYLFGRYRWTLISEVYELLQSMFSLRAVVSVMLRPRAPGFKVTPKGEKIEEDSISELAGPFYIVYVLVLLGVAVGVWKLLHGYPHRDVIISALCWCGLNLVLLNACIGVLYERKQRRAVPRVPANLAATLHREGASGDASAGPGIACRVVDLSAGGLKAVIAADDAARAPRQGNATLEIFNVARGHTSRIPLTIRNAFSSRDGALVIGAQFNDDSVAGLSEQVSLVFGDSGRWRDFRESRNRRIGVFHSLGIVVKLGSVHAAGHYRVFVVGMLRYAAHPWRAVSPIVRALGSLHQKRQQ; this is encoded by the coding sequence ATGTCCGACGCAACGCAATCAGTCACCGTCGATCAAGCAAAGCAGCCGATTGGGGTAGCCGGTCCCCTCACGTCGACGCTGGACCGGTGCCGCGATGCGCTGCGGCTGTCGAAACCACCCGAGTGGGCCATCGTCGGCCTTTGGGCCGGCTCGCTGGCCGCGCTCGGGGTGCTGGCCGTCGTCAAGCTCGATCTCGCCGCGCAATATCGCGTCGCGTTCTCCGTTCTGGCCGCCATGCTCGTGCTGCGGCACGCGGGCGGCCTCGCCCGTGCTCGACTCTTCTTTCTGCTTTGTTCAGGATTCCTGACCTTTCGCTACCTGTACTGGCGCACCACGTCCACCCTCGGCTATAACGGCTTCGCCGACTTCGTCTTCATGCTGCTGCTTTATGCGGCGGAGCTGTACGGCATCGTCGTCGCCATGCTCGGGCTGTTCGTCAACAGCCGGCCGCTGCGGCGCGCGCCGGTCCCGCTCATCACGACGCCCGGTGCGCTGCCCACCATCGACGTCTTCATCCCCACCTACAACGAGCCGCCGGATCTCTTGCAAGTGACGCTGCGCGCGGCGCTCGACATGCGCTATCCGCGCGAGCTGTTGAACGTTTATTTGCTCGACGACGGCGGGACGCTTCAGAAGCTCACGCAAGCGGCCCCCGACAAAGCCGCGGAAGCGCTCGCACGTTCGCAGGCATTGAAACGGATGGCCGAGTGCCACGGCGGCATTTACCTCACGCGCGAGCGCAACGAGCACGCCAAGGCGGGCAACATCAACGCCGCGCTCGCACACACGCGCGGCAATCTGATCGTCATCTTCGACGCCGATCACGTGCCGACCGCGGACTTTCTCGAGAAGACCGTCGGCCATTTTCAGCGCGACGAACGACTCTACCTCGTGCAAACGCCACACTTCTTCATCAATCCGGACCCGCTCGAAAAGAACCTCGGCATGTTCGGCCGCATGCCGCCCGAAAGCGAGATGTTCTATTCGGTCGTTCAACACGGCCTCGACTTTTGGAACGCGTCGTTCTTCTGCGGATCGGCGGCGTTGCTCCGGCGCCGATACCTCGAGGAGATCGGCGGCATCGCAGGCAACTCGATCACCGAGGACGCCGAGACGGCGCTGACGCTGCACGCGCGCGGCTATCACAGCCGATACGTGGATGAAGCGTTGATCTCGGGCCTGCAACCCGAAACGTTCGCGAGCTTCATCGTGCAACGCGTACGCTGGGCGCAGGGCATGATTCAACTCTTCCTACTGAGCAATCCGCTGCGGATGAAGGGGCTCACGCTCGCGCAGCGGCTCTGCTATTTCTCGAACGCGTTTTTTTGGTTTTTCTGTTACGCGCGCGTCATCTTCCTGTTCGCGCCCATCATGTACCTGGTGTTCGGGCTGCAGTTCTACAACGCGACGATCCCTCAGTTCTTCGCCTATGGCCTGCCGCAAATGATCTCGGCCATTCTCGCGTCCGATTACCTGTTCGGTCGCTATCGCTGGACGCTGATCTCGGAAGTCTATGAGTTGCTGCAATCGATGTTCTCGCTGCGCGCCGTCGTCTCGGTGATGTTGCGTCCTCGCGCGCCGGGCTTCAAGGTCACACCCAAAGGCGAAAAAATCGAAGAGGATTCGATCTCGGAGTTGGCGGGGCCGTTCTACATCGTCTACGTGCTCGTGCTGCTCGGCGTCGCAGTGGGCGTCTGGAAACTCTTGCACGGCTATCCGCATCGAGACGTCATCATCTCGGCCCTCTGCTGGTGCGGGCTCAATCTCGTGTTGCTCAACGCCTGCATCGGCGTGCTCTACGAGCGCAAGCAGCGTCGCGCCGTCCCGCGCGTGCCCGCGAATCTCGCGGCGACGCTGCATAGGGAAGGCGCGTCGGGCGACGCGAGCGCCGGGCCCGGCATCGCGTGCCGCGTCGTCGATCTGTCGGCGGGCGGCCTCAAGGCCGTCATCGCAGCCGACGATGCGGCGCGCGCGCCGCGCCAAGGCAACGCCACGCTCGAAATCTTCAACGTCGCGCGCGGACACACGAGCCGCATCCCGCTGACGATCCGCAACGCGTTTTCGAGTCGCGACGGCGCGCTCGTCATCGGCGCGCAGTTCAACGACGACAGCGTCGCCGGCCTCTCCGAGCAAGTCTCGCTCGTGTTCGGCGACAGCGGCCGGTGGCGCGACTTCCGTGAGAGCCGCAACCGCCGTATCGGCGTGTTCCACAGTTTGGGGATCGTCGTCAAGCTCGGTTCCGTCCACGCGGCCGGTCATTACCGTGTGTTCGTCGTCGGCATGCTGCGCTACGCGGCGCATCCGTGGCGAGCCGTCTCGCCCATCGTTCGCGCCTTAGGTTCTCTTCATCAAAAACGACAACAATGA
- a CDS encoding amino acid ABC transporter ATP-binding protein: MISISHVSKWYGTFQVLSDCTTEVEKGEVVVVCGPSGSGKSTLIKTVNGLEPFQDGEIVVDGQSLRDKQTNLSKLRAKVGMVFQHFELFPHLSIMENLTLAQIKVLGRSKGEAADKGLALLDRVGLKGQADKFPGQLSGGQQQRVAIARALSMDPVAMLFDEPTSALDPEMINEVLDVMVELAQDGMTMMCVTHEMGFAKKVAHRVIFMDRGLIVEDDRKDAFFDNPKSDRAKEFLAKILH, encoded by the coding sequence ATGATTTCGATCAGTCACGTTTCGAAGTGGTACGGCACGTTTCAGGTGCTGTCCGATTGCACCACGGAAGTCGAGAAGGGCGAGGTGGTCGTCGTGTGCGGGCCGTCGGGCTCCGGCAAATCGACGTTGATCAAGACCGTCAACGGCCTCGAGCCGTTTCAGGACGGCGAGATCGTCGTCGACGGCCAATCGCTGCGCGATAAGCAGACGAACCTGTCGAAACTGCGCGCGAAGGTCGGCATGGTGTTCCAGCATTTCGAGTTGTTCCCGCATTTGTCGATCATGGAGAACCTCACGCTCGCGCAGATCAAGGTGCTCGGCCGCTCGAAGGGGGAGGCCGCGGACAAGGGCCTTGCGCTGCTCGATCGCGTAGGCTTGAAAGGGCAGGCCGACAAATTTCCGGGGCAGCTATCGGGCGGTCAGCAGCAGCGCGTGGCCATTGCGCGGGCGTTGTCGATGGACCCGGTTGCGATGCTGTTCGACGAGCCCACTTCGGCGCTCGATCCCGAGATGATCAACGAGGTGCTCGACGTCATGGTCGAACTCGCGCAAGACGGGATGACGATGATGTGCGTGACGCACGAGATGGGGTTCGCGAAGAAGGTCGCGCACCGTGTCATCTTCATGGACCGGGGCCTCATCGTCGAGGACGATCGCAAGGACGCGTTTTTCGACAACCCGAAGTCGGACCGCGCGAAAGAGTTTCTCGCGAAGATTTTGCACTGA
- a CDS encoding class II glutamine amidotransferase, with product MCQLLGMNCAAPTDVTFSFTGFAARGGITDHHADGWGIAFFEDKACRLFIDHQSSATSPIAEMVKRYPIKSKNTIAHIRKATQGHILLENCHPFMRELWGRHWIFAHNGDLKDYRPEITGVYQPVGTTDSELAFCALMQGLRHAFPGAQPPLQELFDTLTALTRDITNYGVFNFLMSNGQALFAHCSTHLHYIVRRWPFSTAHLIDADMSIDFAQYTTPEDRVAVIATQPLTDDEIWTAFAPGDLLMFQDGEVAARAHIPVPLSVLEKARNPACDPSASASMYPSDTPAAAAFSADADDIAAFES from the coding sequence ATGTGCCAACTCCTCGGAATGAACTGCGCCGCGCCGACGGACGTCACGTTCTCCTTCACGGGTTTCGCTGCACGCGGCGGCATCACCGATCACCACGCCGACGGCTGGGGCATCGCCTTCTTCGAAGACAAGGCGTGCCGGCTGTTCATCGACCATCAATCGTCGGCCACGTCGCCGATCGCGGAGATGGTCAAGCGCTATCCGATCAAATCGAAGAACACGATCGCGCATATCCGCAAGGCGACGCAAGGCCACATCCTGCTCGAGAACTGCCATCCGTTCATGCGCGAGTTATGGGGCCGGCATTGGATCTTCGCGCACAACGGCGACTTGAAGGATTATCGGCCCGAGATCACTGGCGTGTACCAGCCTGTCGGCACGACCGACAGCGAGCTCGCGTTTTGCGCGCTCATGCAAGGCTTGCGGCACGCCTTTCCGGGTGCGCAGCCGCCGCTGCAAGAGTTGTTCGACACGCTGACCGCGCTCACGCGCGACATCACGAATTACGGCGTGTTCAACTTCCTGATGTCGAACGGGCAAGCGCTGTTCGCGCATTGCTCGACCCATCTGCATTACATCGTGCGACGCTGGCCGTTCTCGACGGCGCATTTGATCGACGCCGACATGTCGATCGACTTCGCGCAGTACACGACGCCCGAGGATCGCGTGGCCGTCATCGCCACACAGCCGCTGACCGACGACGAAATCTGGACCGCGTTCGCGCCCGGCGATCTCTTGATGTTCCAAGACGGCGAAGTGGCCGCCCGCGCGCACATTCCGGTGCCGCTCTCCGTACTCGAAAAAGCGCGCAATCCCGCTTGCGACCCAAGCGCCTCGGCCTCGATGTACCCGTCGGACACACCGGCCGCGGCGGCCTTCAGCGCCGATGCCGACGACATCGCGGCATTCGAGTCGTAA
- the pyrC gene encoding dihydroorotase — translation MTVSDSSPNAAYQRGALSSLTLARPDDWHLHLRDGEMLAAVLPHTVRQFGRAIVMPNLKPPVTTVDAARAYRERILAALPIGAKFEPLMTLYLTDNTPPDEIRRARESGFIHGVKLYPAGATTNSDFGVTDLSKCAKALEAMQEVGMPLLVHGEVTDSSIDLFDREKVFIDRVMMPLRRDFPELKVVFEHITTKDAAQYVRDDGAHAGLLGATITAHHLLYNRNAIFQGGIRPHYYCLPVLKRETHRVALVEAATSGNPRFFLGTDSAPHPKGLKEHACGCAGCYTALHALELYAEAFDNADALDKLEGFASFFGPDFYALPRSSERVTLVRESWTLPAEIVAGEAAVVPLRAGEAIGWRLA, via the coding sequence ATGACCGTTTCCGATTCGTCCCCGAACGCCGCGTATCAGCGCGGCGCGTTGTCCTCGCTTACCTTGGCCCGTCCCGACGATTGGCACTTGCATCTGCGCGACGGCGAGATGCTTGCGGCCGTATTGCCGCACACCGTCCGCCAGTTCGGACGCGCGATCGTCATGCCGAACCTGAAGCCGCCCGTTACTACCGTCGATGCGGCCCGCGCCTATCGCGAACGAATCCTTGCCGCGTTGCCGATCGGCGCGAAGTTCGAGCCGCTGATGACGCTCTATCTCACCGACAACACGCCGCCCGACGAAATTCGGCGCGCACGAGAGAGTGGCTTCATCCATGGCGTGAAGCTGTATCCGGCGGGCGCGACGACGAATTCCGATTTTGGGGTGACCGATCTGTCCAAATGCGCGAAGGCGCTCGAGGCGATGCAGGAGGTTGGGATGCCGCTGCTCGTGCACGGCGAGGTGACCGACTCGTCGATCGATCTGTTCGATCGCGAGAAGGTATTCATCGACCGCGTGATGATGCCTTTGCGCCGCGATTTCCCGGAGCTCAAGGTCGTCTTCGAGCACATCACGACGAAAGATGCGGCGCAATACGTGCGTGACGACGGCGCGCACGCGGGCTTGCTCGGCGCGACGATCACCGCGCATCATCTGCTCTACAACCGCAACGCGATTTTTCAGGGTGGCATTCGGCCGCACTACTACTGCCTGCCCGTACTCAAGCGGGAGACGCACCGCGTGGCGCTCGTCGAAGCGGCGACATCGGGCAATCCCCGCTTCTTCCTCGGCACCGATAGCGCGCCGCATCCGAAGGGCTTGAAAGAGCATGCATGCGGCTGCGCCGGCTGCTATACGGCCTTGCATGCGCTCGAACTCTATGCGGAGGCGTTCGACAACGCCGACGCGCTCGACAAGCTCGAGGGATTCGCCAGCTTCTTCGGGCCGGACTTCTACGCGCTACCGCGCAGCAGTGAGCGTGTGACGCTCGTGCGCGAAAGCTGGACCTTGCCGGCTGAAATCGTCGCGGGCGAAGCGGCGGTCGTTCCGTTGCGCGCGGGCGAGGCGATCGGCTGGCGGCTCGCCTGA
- a CDS encoding DUF3025 domain-containing protein, whose translation MTRELCLDEGASASAIANLERIDWSAPWLAPYAARGARWQHSAQADPSGFVGMLACEAQAAGHVTGNGRLLSFIEQAELPAGSAYEAHIAATGGVPTRRNLHDFFNALVWFAHPRVKATLNARQARAIERGGITGARGAERDFLTLFDENAVLFVCADPQLSAALTTFDWRRLFVDERAVWGTRCEVRVFGHALLEKLVTPYKACTGHAWIVSAPVDYFAWPPHRQNEWLDQAVAASLADAAILDNGRYAPLPVLGVPGFWPANTAPAFYDDAHVFRAGRRTRNAAKQAS comes from the coding sequence GTGACGCGGGAGCTGTGCCTCGATGAAGGCGCAAGCGCATCGGCGATTGCGAATCTGGAGCGGATCGATTGGTCCGCGCCTTGGCTTGCGCCCTATGCGGCGCGCGGCGCAAGGTGGCAGCATAGTGCGCAGGCCGACCCCTCTGGCTTCGTCGGTATGCTCGCCTGCGAAGCACAGGCCGCCGGTCACGTCACGGGCAACGGGCGGCTGCTGTCGTTCATCGAGCAGGCGGAACTGCCGGCCGGCTCGGCTTACGAAGCGCATATCGCGGCGACGGGCGGCGTGCCGACGCGCCGCAACTTGCACGATTTCTTCAATGCGCTCGTCTGGTTCGCGCATCCGCGCGTGAAGGCGACGCTCAACGCGCGCCAGGCGAGGGCGATCGAGCGCGGCGGCATCACGGGCGCACGCGGCGCCGAACGCGATTTTCTGACGCTGTTCGACGAGAACGCGGTGCTGTTCGTCTGCGCCGATCCGCAACTGAGTGCCGCGCTGACGACGTTCGACTGGCGGCGGCTGTTCGTCGACGAGCGAGCTGTGTGGGGCACGCGCTGCGAAGTGCGCGTGTTCGGCCATGCGCTGCTCGAAAAGCTGGTTACCCCGTACAAAGCCTGCACGGGACATGCGTGGATCGTCTCCGCGCCGGTCGACTACTTCGCTTGGCCGCCGCATCGACAAAACGAGTGGCTCGATCAGGCCGTCGCCGCATCGCTCGCCGACGCCGCTATCCTCGACAACGGCCGCTACGCGCCGCTACCGGTCCTCGGCGTGCCGGGCTTTTGGCCGGCCAACACGGCGCCGGCGTTCTACGACGACGCCCACGTCTTTCGCGCCGGACGGCGTACTCGCAACGCCGCCAAGCAGGCGTCGTGA
- a CDS encoding OsmC family protein → MECKVSWMGPDGMAFAAETGSGHLAMMDGAPEGGGRNLAPRPMEMVLLGTGGCTAYDVVMILKKSRQEIVDCSVTLKAERASEDPKIFTKIHFHFTVTGRNLNPATVERAINLSHDKYCSASIMLAKTAELSHSFEIVEN, encoded by the coding sequence ATGGAATGCAAAGTGAGCTGGATGGGTCCTGACGGCATGGCCTTCGCGGCCGAAACAGGCAGCGGCCATCTGGCGATGATGGACGGCGCGCCGGAAGGCGGCGGCCGCAACTTGGCGCCACGGCCCATGGAGATGGTGCTGCTCGGCACGGGCGGCTGCACGGCCTACGACGTCGTCATGATCCTGAAAAAGAGCCGGCAGGAGATCGTCGACTGCTCGGTCACGCTCAAGGCCGAGCGCGCGAGCGAAGACCCGAAGATCTTCACGAAGATTCACTTCCATTTCACGGTGACGGGCAGAAACCTCAACCCGGCCACCGTCGAGCGCGCGATCAACCTGTCGCACGACAAATACTGCTCGGCGTCGATCATGCTGGCCAAGACGGCCGAACTCTCGCATTCATTCGAGATCGTCGAGAACTGA
- the rplM gene encoding 50S ribosomal protein L13: protein MKTFSAKAEQVTREWYVIDATDKVLGRVASEVARRLRGKHKPEFTPHVDTGDFIIVINAGKLKVTGNKTTDKKYYRHSGYPGGIYETTFGKMQERFPGRALEKAVKGMLPKGPLGYAMIKKLKVYAEATHPHSAQQPKALEI, encoded by the coding sequence ATGAAGACATTTTCCGCCAAAGCCGAACAGGTGACGCGCGAATGGTACGTGATTGACGCGACGGATAAGGTTCTCGGCCGTGTCGCCAGCGAAGTGGCGCGCCGTCTTCGCGGCAAACACAAGCCTGAATTCACCCCGCACGTCGACACCGGCGATTTCATCATCGTCATCAACGCCGGCAAGCTGAAGGTCACGGGTAACAAGACCACGGACAAGAAGTACTACCGTCACTCGGGCTACCCGGGCGGTATCTACGAAACGACGTTCGGCAAGATGCAAGAGCGCTTCCCGGGCCGTGCGCTCGAGAAGGCGGTCAAGGGCATGCTGCCGAAGGGCCCGCTCGGCTACGCGATGATCAAGAAGCTGAAGGTCTACGCTGAAGCCACGCATCCGCATTCGGCTCAACAGCCGAAGGCGCTCGAGATCTAA
- the rpsI gene encoding 30S ribosomal protein S9, with the protein MIGNWNYGTGRRKSAVARVFIKAGKGDIVVNGKPIADYFSRETSLMIVRQPLELTNHATTFDIKVNVSGGGETGQAGAVRHGITRALMDYDATLKPALSNAGFVTRDAREVERKKVGFHKARRRKQFSKR; encoded by the coding sequence ATGATCGGTAACTGGAACTATGGTACGGGCCGCCGCAAGAGCGCGGTCGCCCGTGTCTTCATCAAGGCTGGCAAGGGCGACATCGTCGTCAACGGCAAGCCCATCGCGGATTACTTCTCGCGTGAAACGTCGCTGATGATCGTGCGCCAGCCGCTCGAGCTCACGAACCACGCCACGACGTTCGACATCAAGGTCAACGTTTCGGGCGGCGGTGAAACGGGGCAAGCGGGCGCCGTCCGCCACGGCATCACGCGCGCGCTGATGGATTACGACGCGACGCTGAAGCCGGCATTGTCGAACGCCGGCTTCGTTACGCGTGACGCTCGTGAAGTCGAACGTAAGAAGGTCGGCTTCCACAAGGCACGCCGCAGGAAGCAATTCTCGAAGCGTTAA
- the erpA gene encoding iron-sulfur cluster insertion protein ErpA has translation MNAVTDTPVTEMPSPFVFTDAAAEKVKQLIDEEGNPDLKLRVFVQGGGCSGFQYGFTFDEAVNEDDTVMNKGGVQLLIDSMSYQYLVGAEIDYKDDINGAQFVIKNPNASTTCGCGSSFSV, from the coding sequence ATGAACGCCGTCACCGATACCCCTGTGACCGAAATGCCGAGCCCCTTCGTCTTTACGGACGCGGCGGCCGAGAAGGTGAAGCAACTGATCGATGAGGAAGGCAACCCCGACCTCAAGCTGCGCGTGTTCGTGCAAGGCGGCGGCTGCTCCGGTTTTCAGTACGGATTCACGTTCGACGAAGCGGTCAACGAAGACGATACCGTCATGAACAAGGGCGGTGTGCAGCTATTGATCGATTCGATGAGCTACCAATATTTGGTTGGTGCCGAAATCGACTATAAGGACGACATCAACGGCGCCCAATTCGTCATCAAGAATCCGAATGCTTCGACGACCTGCGGTTGCGGTTCGTCGTTCTCGGTTTGA
- a CDS encoding anhydro-N-acetylmuramic acid kinase: MAASATQTGGEGVYFGLMSGTSMDGVDGIAVEFRAGEAPRVLADAFVGFADGLRDALFALQQPGENEIEREALAASALAARYAVCCHELLRSANIAPTRVRAIGVHGQTVRHRPEKGYTRQINNPALLAEMTHIDVVADFRSRDVAAGGQGAPLVPAFHAQIFGANDETRVVCNLGGISNITVLPPARARATNRDERVAGTRGTERAADGEAVRGFDCGPANVLLDEWAQRHLGTLYDEGGRFAASGIVDQALLNVLLDEPFFEQAPPKSTGRDLFNAAWLDAKLVGFETLAPADVQATLAALTAVSIAREIERHAPRCRAVYVCGGGARNPTLLEALEHALGRSGVSGVPVMTTDALGVPPHHVESLAFAWLAMRCIERAAGNLPAVTGAAGERVLGAIYPR; the protein is encoded by the coding sequence TTGGCGGCAAGCGCGACGCAAACCGGTGGCGAAGGCGTGTATTTCGGGCTGATGTCGGGCACGAGCATGGACGGTGTCGACGGCATCGCCGTCGAATTCCGCGCAGGTGAGGCGCCGCGCGTGCTCGCCGATGCGTTCGTCGGCTTCGCCGACGGGCTGCGCGACGCGCTGTTCGCCCTCCAGCAGCCCGGCGAGAACGAAATCGAGCGCGAGGCGCTGGCGGCGTCGGCGCTCGCGGCGCGCTATGCCGTCTGCTGCCACGAACTGCTGCGCAGCGCGAACATCGCGCCCACGCGCGTACGCGCGATCGGCGTGCACGGCCAAACCGTGCGCCACCGCCCGGAAAAGGGCTATACGCGGCAGATCAACAATCCCGCGCTGCTCGCGGAGATGACGCATATCGACGTCGTCGCCGATTTCCGCAGCCGCGACGTCGCGGCCGGCGGCCAAGGCGCGCCGCTCGTTCCAGCCTTCCACGCGCAGATTTTCGGGGCGAACGACGAAACGCGCGTCGTCTGCAATCTGGGCGGTATCAGCAACATCACCGTCTTGCCGCCGGCCCGCGCACGCGCGACGAACCGCGATGAGCGAGTTGCGGGAACTCGGGGAACTGAGCGGGCGGCCGATGGCGAGGCGGTCCGCGGGTTCGATTGCGGCCCCGCGAACGTCCTGCTCGACGAGTGGGCACAGCGCCACCTGGGCACACTCTACGACGAAGGCGGCCGCTTCGCCGCGAGCGGCATCGTCGACCAAGCGCTCTTGAACGTTTTGCTCGACGAGCCGTTCTTCGAGCAGGCGCCACCCAAGAGCACGGGACGCGACCTCTTCAACGCCGCGTGGCTCGACGCGAAACTCGTCGGTTTCGAGACGCTGGCGCCCGCCGACGTCCAAGCGACGCTTGCCGCGCTGACGGCCGTGAGCATCGCCCGCGAAATCGAGCGACACGCGCCCCGCTGCCGCGCCGTCTATGTCTGCGGCGGCGGCGCCCGTAACCCGACGCTGCTCGAGGCGCTCGAACACGCACTCGGTCGAAGCGGCGTCAGCGGTGTACCGGTGATGACCACCGACGCGCTCGGCGTACCGCCACACCACGTCGAATCACTGGCGTTCGCATGGCTCGCGATGCGCTGCATCGAACGAGCGGCCGGCAACTTGCCGGCGGTAACGGGAGCCGCCGGCGAACGCGTGCTCGGTGCGATCTATCCGCGCTGA
- the tyrS gene encoding tyrosine--tRNA ligase: MSTESTSKPASPFPITDEVRHALAVAKRGADELLIEEEFAQKLARSAATGTPLRIKLGLDPTAPDIHIGHTVVLNKMRQLQDLGHTVIFLIGDFTSLIGDPSGRNATRPPLTREQIESNAKTYFEQAALVLDREKTEIRYNSEWSMPLGADGMIKLASRYTVARMLERDDFTKRFQGGVPISIHEFLYPLMQGYDSVALNADLELGGTDQKFNLLVGRELQKQYGQEQQCILTMPLLEGLDGVDKMSKSKNNYVGISEKPNDMFGKLMSISDVLMWRYFELLSFRSLDEIARFRREAEEGRNPRDFKVSLAQEVVARFHSQADAERALEDFNHRAKGGVPDDIPSVTLNGAPLAIGQLLKQAGLAPSTSDALRNVEQGGVRIDGTVISDKALKVEAGEYVVQVGKRRFSRVTLTA, from the coding sequence ATGAGCACCGAGTCCACCTCCAAGCCCGCCTCGCCGTTTCCGATCACGGACGAAGTGCGCCACGCGCTCGCCGTTGCCAAGCGCGGCGCCGATGAACTGCTGATCGAAGAAGAGTTCGCGCAGAAGCTCGCGCGCAGCGCGGCAACGGGCACGCCGCTGCGGATCAAGCTCGGCCTCGACCCGACCGCGCCCGACATCCACATCGGCCACACGGTCGTGCTGAACAAGATGCGTCAGCTACAGGACCTCGGCCATACGGTCATCTTCCTCATTGGCGATTTCACGTCGCTGATCGGCGATCCGTCCGGGCGCAACGCGACGCGTCCGCCGCTCACGCGCGAGCAGATCGAATCGAACGCCAAGACGTACTTCGAGCAAGCCGCGCTCGTGCTCGATCGCGAAAAAACCGAAATCCGTTACAACAGCGAGTGGTCGATGCCGCTCGGCGCCGACGGCATGATCAAGCTCGCCTCGCGTTACACCGTGGCGCGCATGCTCGAGCGCGACGATTTCACGAAGCGTTTCCAAGGCGGCGTGCCGATTTCGATCCACGAGTTTCTCTACCCGTTGATGCAAGGGTACGACTCCGTCGCGCTCAATGCCGATCTGGAACTCGGCGGCACGGACCAAAAATTCAACCTGCTCGTCGGCCGCGAATTGCAAAAGCAATACGGGCAAGAGCAGCAGTGCATTTTGACGATGCCGCTGCTCGAAGGGCTCGACGGCGTCGACAAAATGTCGAAGTCGAAGAACAACTACGTCGGCATCAGCGAGAAACCGAACGATATGTTCGGCAAGCTCATGAGCATCTCCGACGTGCTGATGTGGCGCTATTTCGAGCTGCTCTCGTTCCGCAGCCTCGACGAGATCGCGCGTTTCCGGCGCGAAGCCGAGGAAGGGCGCAATCCGCGCGATTTCAAGGTGTCGCTCGCGCAGGAGGTCGTCGCGCGTTTCCATTCGCAGGCCGATGCAGAGCGCGCGCTCGAAGACTTCAACCATCGCGCCAAGGGCGGCGTGCCCGACGACATCCCGTCCGTCACGCTCAATGGTGCGCCGCTTGCGATCGGCCAATTGCTCAAGCAGGCCGGGCTTGCACCGTCGACGAGCGACGCGCTGCGCAATGTCGAGCAAGGTGGCGTGCGCATCGACGGCACTGTGATCTCGGACAAGGCGCTCAAAGTCGAAGCCGGCGAATACGTCGTGCAGGTCGGCAAGCGCCGGTTCTCGCGCGTGACGCTTACGGCGTGA
- the dtd gene encoding D-aminoacyl-tRNA deacylase, whose product MIALIQRVTQASVRVGERVTGEIGPGLLALVCAERGDTEASADKLLAKVLGYRVFSDTAGKMNLPVTNIDGAGRAGGLLLVSQFTLAADTNSGLRPSFTPAAAPEDGRRLFDYFVASARARHSIVETGEFGAAMQVSLVNDGPVTFWLQTRP is encoded by the coding sequence ATGATCGCGCTGATCCAACGCGTGACGCAAGCGAGCGTGCGTGTGGGCGAGCGCGTCACGGGTGAGATCGGGCCTGGCCTGCTGGCGCTCGTGTGCGCGGAGCGCGGCGATACCGAGGCGAGCGCCGACAAGCTCCTCGCGAAGGTGCTGGGGTACCGCGTCTTCAGCGACACGGCCGGCAAGATGAATCTGCCTGTCACGAATATCGACGGAGCCGGGCGGGCCGGCGGCCTGCTGCTCGTCTCGCAATTCACGCTTGCCGCCGATACGAACAGCGGCCTGCGGCCCAGCTTTACGCCGGCCGCGGCGCCCGAAGACGGCAGGCGCCTGTTCGACTACTTCGTCGCGTCGGCTCGCGCGCGCCATTCGATCGTCGAAACCGGCGAGTTCGGCGCCGCGATGCAGGTGTCGCTCGTCAACGACGGGCCCGTGACGTTCTGGCTGCAAACGCGCCCCTGA